The Brevinematia bacterium nucleotide sequence TGTCTTTACTATAAGTGAAGACGGGATGAATGCAGTGCCAAGGAGCATTATAGAGTCTGCTTATGCTATGGGAGCTTCAAAACATCATATTGCGTGGAAAATAGTTCTACCCTCATCTCTTAATGCTGTTTTCTCAGCGGGAATAGTTGGGGGTATGAGAGCGTTTGGAGAAACAATGATAGTTTTGATGGCTACAGGTAATGCTCCTATACCACTCTGGGATCCTTTGCTTCCGGTCAGAACCATGTCTGCTACAATTGCCTCTGAAATGGGTGAAGTTCATATTGGTAGTGAGCATTACGTGGTTCTGTTCATAATAGGGTTTATTTTGCTTGTAGTTACTTTGATATTCAACACCATTGCAAATGTGGTTGCTTCGTTACTGAGGAGAAAACTTTATTCATAAGGGGAATTGTATGACCCAAGGAGGAATTTCTCAAACTCTTGTTAGGAGAACAAACCTAGAAGAAAACAGAAGTTTAAAGAGACTAAAGAGTAGGTATAAGGTAGAAGATACTCTAACACGCTTCTTACTGGGTTTTTCAGTAGTATTGATAGTGTTAATCTTTGTGATTATTTTGACAACTATATTCATTGGTGGTTATCAAAAGATAACGTGGGACTTTTTAACCGGGGCTCCAGAGAAAGGCATGACGGAAGGAGGAATATTCCCGGGAATAATTGGGACTGTGCTACTTGTGCTAGTAATGTCTATCTTCTGTATTCCTGTTGGGGTGATTACTGCAATCTATCTTAGTGAGTATGCTAATAAAGAATCTTACTTTTATAAGATAGTGTATTTTTCAATTAGCACTCTAGCTGGCATTCCGGGTATAATCTTGGGGCTGTTTGGTTTATCGTTTTTTGTCATTACCCTGGGAGGAACGATAGACAATCTCTTTTACGGTGGTAAGCTTACTTGGGGCAAACCTGCACTTATATGGGCTGGCCTTACCATGGCAGTTTTGACAATGCCGGTTGTTATAGTGTCCGTAAAAGAAGCGTTAGAATCGGTTCCAGAAACACTTAAAGAAGCTGCTTTCTCATTGGGGGCAACTAAGTACGAGACCGTATTTAAAGTGGTATTACCTAGGGCAATGACGGGAGTTCTTACTGGAAGTATCCTTGCGGTATCTAGGGGAAGTGGGGAGGTTGCACCTATTCTTTTCACAGGTGTTGCCTACTATCTGCCCTACTTACCAAGCTCACTAACAGATCAGTTTATGGAATTAGGATACCACATATACATAATGGCTACACAGTCTGTGGATGTGGATGCAACCATGCCAATTCAGTTTGGAACCACGCTAGTCTTACTTGTACTAACATTTATGTTAAATCTGTTTGCTATATTCTTAAGAGGAAGACTAAGGAAAACAAAAAATATATAATTCTTGGGAGGGATGATGGCTAACTTATACAGCGAAGGTAAGAAGGCCGAAAAGATAATAATAAGCATAAAATCCCTGAACTTTTGGTATGGAGAAACAAGAGCTTTAAAGGACATAAACATGAACATCGTGAAGAACAAGGTAACTGCACTGATTGGGCCTTCAGGTTGTGGTAAAACAACACTGCTAAGAACCTTAAACAAGATGTATAAGCTACTTGATGGAGTAAGAATAGAAGGTGAGATAATTTTGGAAGGCAAGAACATACTAGATGATAGCTCCATGGATGACTTTGAACTAAGGAGCAAAGTAGGAATGGTGTTTCAAAAACCTAATCCGTTTTATACCTCAGTATACAATAATGTTGCCTTTGGTCCAAGGCTAAGAGGGATCAAGAAGAAAAGCACTTTGGATGAGATTGTGGAAGATTCCCTTAAAAGAGCAGGACTGTGGGAAGAAGTGAAAGATAGACTGCATAAATCTGCTCTCTCACTTTCTGGAGGACAACAGCAGAGACTTTGTATAGCAAGAGCACTGGCAGTAAAACCCGAAATACTTCTTATGGACGAACCAACATCTGCGTTAGATCCCGTATCAACAGCAAGGATAGAAGATCTCATAGTTGAACTCTCTCAGAGCTATACTGTGGTGATAGTAACTCATAATATGCAACAGGCGTCCAGAATATCAGACTATACAGGCTTTATGCTTTTAGGCGAACTTGTGGAGTTTGACGAAACAGAAAAGATATTTACCTCACCTTCTGACAAAAGAACCGAAGATTATATAAACGGCAGGTTTGGTTAGCTTATAAGGAGGTATGTATGATAAGGCTGGAAAGAGAGGTTAACCAAATAGAAGAGGACCTAATTAATGTAGCTTCAATGATAACTGAAATGCTTTACGAGGCAGTGAAAGGTCTAAAGAAGTTTGATCAGAAAAAATGCGAGAAGGTAATAAAAAACGACGAAAAGGTTGACCAAATGGAAATAAGTATAGAAAGCAAAATAATAAGAGCAATAGCTCTCTATCAGCCAGAGGGAGAGATACTAAGGAAATTAGTAATGGCAATAAAGATGAACAAGGATCTTGAGAGAATTGGTGACCATAGTGTGAACATTGCAAGCAACACCATCAAATCTCTTAGTATAGGAAAGATAGAAATTCCCGAAGAGATAGAGTCTATCTTCAACACCTTAACAATCATGATAAACAAAACAGTTAGAGCTTTCATAGACCACAATTCTGACATGGCAAGAGAGGTAATAACCATGGATAGGGAAATTGACATGCTTAGAGACAAAGGAGTAAGAAGAATCATAGAAGAGGCAGAAAAGGACCGAGATATGGAGAAAACTCTCCTTCTTATCCTCGCATTCAAGGATCTTGAGAGAATAGGAGATCTACTAACAAACATATGCGAGGATATAGTGTACATAATTGAAGGCAAAATGATAGAGCATATGTATAAGTAGTAATTGCAAAAAACTGAAAGAACCTGCCCTTTGCTACCTCCACTATCCTACTCCCACCAAGTGGTATTACACAAATATATGTTTATCAGTATCTGGTTCTCCAAATTGGAATTTCTTGATCCTTTCCGATAAAATCCTTCTATGAGAAAGCTAGCCATATTCGGCTCAACGGGATCGGTAGGAGAAAAAGTTCTAGAGGTTGTCAGAATTTTTCCGGAAGATTTTTTGGTGAAAGCCTTGGGAGTAAGGAGAAACATAGATAAGGTTTTGGAACAAGCAAAAGAATTTAGTCCCAAGTATGTCTATGTGGATGAACCACCAGAGAGCATAAGTGTAAGTACGGAAAACCTTGGATGTGAAGTCTTAACGGGACACGAAGGAATAGTTAAGATATGTAATGATGAAGAGATAGACACAGTAGTAGTTGCAGTAGATGGATTTTCGGGAGTTTTTCCTACTGTTGAAGCCATAAAGGGTGGAAAGAGAGTATTGACTGCTAATAAAGAGAGCATTTTTATGTGGGGATACGAGATAATGAATCTTGCGAGAGAAAATAACCTAGAAGTAATACCCCTAGATAGCGAACATAATACAATATTCAACTTGGTCTCCAGAGTTGGGAAAGAAAACGTAGAGAGATACATTATTACTGCTTCAGGAGGGCCATTCCTGAATAAGCCCCTGCAAGAACTTGAAAAGATAACCATTTCTGAGGTTATGTGTCACCCTAACTGGAAGATGGGGAAAATTGTTACATTTAACAGTGCTACAATGTTTAACAAGGTCTTGGAAGTTTTTGAAGCACATATATTCTTTGGAACTAGCATAGAAGACATAGAGGTTGTAATTCATCCAGAGTCAAGGATTCATAGCATGGTATTACTTAAGGACGGAACTGTGTGGACTATATATTACAGACCTGATATGATATTCCCAGTAGCAAGTGCTATGTTCTATCCAAGGATACCAAGACTATTGGATAAGTCAGTTAAGGGTGAATCTCCAGTAGGAAACAACATAAGATTCCTTGAGGTAGATGTCTCAAGGTTTCCTCTGATGTCTATAGTAAAAGATCTGCAAACGTCGGAGAGAAAAAGAAGAATTTCACTTAATGTAGCCAATGAAATATGTATATCCCTGTTTGAGGATGGAACTATAAGGTTCAACCAGATACCATGGATTCTAATGAAAGTTTTCTACGATTTCTCACCCTCAAGAGATGTAGGAATATCTGAAAACCTCAAGAATGAAATGAAAGAAGTTGAGTTGGAAGTAAGGAATTTCATACTACAGTTTATTCAGTAAGTCTCGTATTTGCCCTTACCGTGGCGTAGAAGGAGATTTTCTACATAAGCTATAAGCCTTCTCTTGTTTTCATTAGAAAGTTCATCATATTCAACACCTATTTCGTTTCCACTGCTGTTTCTGACTATGCACCAAGCTTCAATGGTAAAGGGTTTTCCTTCGTACATTATTGGAAAGACAATCTTTATCATGTCCCCAGGGACAAATATTTGCCTAACCTCTACCTTCATCCCAGTTTCCGAAATGTCAAGGATAGTACATCTACCCTTCATCCTCTTAAATTCGTATACTGCCTCTATATTTACAGGTACTCTTGAAGCTCTAAGTCTACTCTGCTTTTCCTCCATAGTTTCACTTTTCAGTCTCAAAGATATCTTTACTTAGGTGCTTCACCTTTACCCTATATTTTCCTGAGAAACAAGAATTACAGAAATTTTCGTTCCCCTCCACCAATTCCATCATATCGTTCAATTTTAAATATTTTATACTCTCAACATTCAAGTATCTCCTAATTTCGCTAATGGTTTTCTGATTTGCTATAAGCTCTTCAGTTGAAGGAAAATCTATACCAAAATAGCAAGGAGATTTTACGGGTGGTGAAGCAACCCTAAGGTGTATTTCCCTTACTCCGTTCTTCTTCAACAGTTCAACAATTCTTCTCATCGTTGTTCCCCTTACAATTGAGTCATCTATCAGAACCAATTTCTTGCCCCTAACTACATCCGTGGGCACAAAAAATTTAGTTTTTACAACCCCATCTCTCATACTCTGAGAAGGTTGGATGAAAGATCTACCTGTAAAGTGACTCCTTATCAGTCCCATAATCATAGGAATTCCCTTTTTCTTCGAGTACCCCATGCCTGCTATTAATCCCGAGTCAGGAACAGGAATCACCCCGTCAAACCTCTCACCTTTGTCATACTCTGCTAGTTTCTCTCCACACCTGTATCTGAAACTATATACACTTTGATTGAAAACATTACTTGACGGTTTTGCGAAATACACAAGCTCAAATATACAATGGTTGAAACTTTCTTCTCCAACTACTCTTTTTCTGTGCATCCCCTCCTTACTTACAAACACAACCTCACCCGGCAGAACCTCTTCATACTCAAAAATATCTATACTCCTAAGTGCTGTATCTTCAGAAGCAAAAAACCAGGTTTTACCATCTTTTCCAAAAACTAATGGCCTAAAGCCATATCTGTCCCTAAATGCTATAACACTATCATCAAAAAGCAAAACTATAGAAAACGCTCCCTCAAACGTCCTAATAGCACTTTCAACCGAGTGTTGTATGTCTAGACTTTTATTGTATTCCTTCACAATGTGGTGCAAAACTACTTCGCTGTCAGTTGTAGTAAAAAAAGTGTGCCCTTCTCTCATCAGAGAATTTCTAACCTCAAGCGCGTTCGTTACATTACCATTGTGTGCAAGCGCTATTGTTTTCCCATCAATTGTCTTAGAAACGAAGGGTTGCAAGTTTGATATATCATCCGAACCTGTGGTTGAATACCTAATATGCCCTATTAGACTTGTAGCTTCTCTTATTTTCTGAATTTCTACTGAGAAAAGATCCTTAACAAGCCCCCTAACTACCAGTCTGTGAAATTCTCCCTGAGAGTAAAATGCTATACCTGTTCCTTCTTGCCCTCTGTGTTGTAGTGAGTTCATTAGTATGTATGCCTTTTGTGTGATCTCATCAGTCTGTCCATGAATTGCAATAATTCCACATTTCTCTTTTAGGTCTTTGTTCATGTTGTAATTATGTGTGATTGTTGCTTGTGTTTTAAAGGTTTGTTTTTGTGCTCTCTTTGGTTTTTGTGTATACACAATCAAGTTAACATAATTATGCAAAGTTTTAAAACCTAAGGTTTAAAACTATGTATAGCCCCTCCTTCTATTGGGATTGGCTTGGGTTTTTGTTTTGTGTCTGTTTGTTTAGGGGTAAAAAAACAATTTAACATAATTATATAAGGCTTTTTGGAGTTTTAGAAACAAACGACCTAGTTCCCCAACTCGTAATTCCTACTTTGTGCAATTTATAATTCCAAAGCACTTTCCAGAACGGAGGGGACAGATGCCCGTTTTTCTTAAGAAAGTTGAGCTTTTCGGTTTTAAATCTTTTGCAGACAGAAGTAAGATTGAGTTCAACTCTCCGGTTACCGCAATCATTGGACCAAATGGAAGCGGCAAAAGTAACATAATTGATGCAATACGATGGGTATTAGGAGAAAGTAGCTCAAAAGCCCTAAGAGGTAACACTTTTGAAGATATTATCTTCGCAGGATCCCAATATAGGCCTTCCCTAAGCGTAGCCGAGGTATCTCTTCTTTTTGATAACACAACAAGAATATTACCCATTCCAATAGATGAAGTTGAAATCCTAAAAAGATACTACAGATCTGGGGAAGGGAAAATTCTTATAAACAAGCAAGAGGTAAGAGTAAAGGACGTAGTAAACCTTTTTCTAGGAACGGGTTTTGGGAAAGAAGGATTTTCAATAATAGGACAGGGAGAAATAGAAAAACTTGTTGTAGGAACACCGCAAGAGAAAAGAGATTATGTAGACGAACTACTTGGTTTAAGTAAGGTAAAATTTAAGAAAAAGGAAGCAGAAAAAAGACTACTTGAGGTAAACTCAAACCTTACAACACTTATTGCTAGATTTGAGTCAATAGAAAAAGATTACAACAGACTTAAGATTGAACTAGAAAAACTCAACATATACAGAAAACTCTCCGAAAAACTAGAACACCTTGAAAAGCTCCTTTCATTGCTTAAAGTAATCCACTACCAGCAAGAACTAACTCCCCTACTCCTAGAAAGAGAAGCAATAGAAAAAGAAATAAAATCCCTAAACGATAAACTACAAGAGTTCACCAATTCCCTCTCATACTTAGACACCCTACTCCAAGAAGAAAATAACCTACTCTCCATAAAAAGAGAAGAACTAAACGAAGTTGAGAAACTAATAAAATCCAAAGAACTAGAAAAGAAATCTCTAGAAACAAAGATAGAAATGTCCAAACGAACTATTGACATATACACCTCCTCCATAACAAAAGAACTTCAAAGAAAAGAAGAACTAGAAAAAGAGAAACTCCTACTACTTGAAACAATAGAGAAACTCTCAAATGAAGCAACTGAAATTCAACACCACACCCACGAACTAAAAGAAACTATCAAAAATACTGAAACCGAAAAAGGTGAACTTGAAAACCAAAAGGAAAAACTACTATCAAAAGTAGAATCTATAAAAACAATAATCTCAAAAATAGATACTCTATCAAAGGAAACAAACTGGCTTTACTCAAAGAAGGAAGAACTAATAAAATCTAAAGCTGAGTTATCAACTCTCATCCAAGAGATAGAAAAGTCTTTAAATGAAACAAAAGCAGAAAGAGACAGAATAGTTCTAGAAATAGAGAACCTAAGACAGGAAGCAGACACTATCTCCCCAGAACTATCCCGAAAGCTATTAAATATAAAAACACTTGAAGATAAAGCTAACGAAATACAGACCTTAATAAGCAACCTCTCAAAACAGTCCGAAAGAATGTTTCAAGAGTTCTCAAACAATATAAGTAGTAGTGCAATAAAGATAGGAGAATTCATAAGCCAAGTAGACCTAACCTCTCAGCAAATTACAAATATCTGCGAAATAATCCTAAGCCAAAAACTGGAACAACAAGAAATCAAGATAAAAGTAGAAGAAATAAAACAACTATCAACAACACTCTATGAAAAAATTAAGACCTTACCATACCTATCAACCGCAACTGAATTCATATCAAAGAAGATAGAGATAGATGAAAACATCCTATCACTGAGAAAATCCTTTGAGGAAATCCAAGAAAAAATCTACGTCCAAAAGGATGAGATTTCAGAACTGCGTGAGAAGCAAAAAAGAACTGAGATAATACTATCAACAAAAGAACAGGAGCTTACGAAAAACGAAAAACTCATTGAATCCCTGCAAAAAGAACTTAAGGACAAACTCCAAAAACTGGAAAGCTTGGATAAAGATCTAAAACAAATTCTATCTGATATCCAAAGCCTTCAACTTGACTCCGCAAACATTCTAACCAAACTGTCAAACTTAGACATTGATAGTAGTAACACTCCCTCAGAAGAGAAAACAACAGAACCAGACCTATCTCAGCTAAAGCCTTACCTAGAGGAAAAACTAAAAGCCCTATCCCTAAAAGAGATTGAGGAAAAAATTAAGGAAAAAGATATCCTGATCTCCCACAAAAGAAGTGAACTCTTGCAACTTGAAACCAAAAACACAATAATCCACTCAGATATCAAGTCATCAAGAGAAAGAATAAGAAAAATTGAAGAAGAAACGGAGAAAATAAAAGAATTTACAACAGCTAAGCAAAAAGATATACTAACCGAAGAAGAAAACATTAAAAATTACCAAATACTACTAGAAAACTTAACACTCACCCTTGAAGAACTCTCAAACCAGAGAGACAACCTTCTAAAAGTAGTTTCAGAAAAATCCTTAAACATAAAAGAGCTTAACCAAAAGTATAGAGAAACCACAAACAAGAAAGAAGAAATTTCTAAAAAAGTTAGCCAACTTGAAAAACAACTTCTGCTAACAGAAGAAAAGATTAAATCACTACAAAACAATATAGAGACAACAAATCTCCAACTAGCAGAGAAGTACGGATTGACAATAAAGGAAATTGAAAATCTGTTTTCTCAGGAAGAACTAGGAAAGTCTCTAGAAGAAATAACTAAAGAAACCTTAACCTTGAAAAATAAAATAAGAGGGATAGGATTTATAAATGAGAATGCGGAAAAAGAATTTAAAGAAGTTGAGAAAGAATACCTATCCCTAAAAGCAAGCCTAGAGGATATCCTTCAAAGCAAACAAAAACTTGAAGAAATGATAAACAACATAAACAGTGAAATAGAAAAGATTGTCTCAAACTCCCTGGAGGACATTAGTAGAATAATAACAGATGTGTTTAGAGAAATCTTTGGAGGAGGGGGAGTAAGAATAGAAATTGATAAAAACGATCTAATAGAAGGAGGAATAGAACTTAGTGTAAACATTCCTGGGAAAAAAGTGAGAAACTTATTACTTCTGTCAGGTGGAGAAAAAGCCCTAGTCGGAATAATATTCGTCTTCTCCGCCCTTATGATAACCAACACTCCTATCGTAATACTAGATGAAGTAGATGCTTCACTTGATGACGAAAACACCGAAAGGTTTAAAAGACTAATACTCTCCTTCAAAGACAAAACACAATTCATAATTGTCTCCCATAACAAATCAACAATAGAACTCTGTCAGGATATATACGGAGTTACAATGGAAGAAAAAGGTGTCTCTAAGGTCGTATCCTACAGACTCCAGGATCTGGCAGTGTAACTGCTCTTTTTTTCGTGATTTTGTCCTTGCTTTTGTTGTTTTTGGGAAAAACAAACAAGTTAACATAATTTAACCCAAAGGCTAATCCTTTTTCAAGACTTTTTCACCAAATTACCAACCACACAACTTGTAGCTATGGAAAACACGTGGAAATTAAAGTTTATCAAAAAGTGAGTTTAGTTACAACTCCTTTGAAAGCAAGAAGTATAATGTAGATAACACTTAACAGTAGGGTTATTAGCACTCCTGTTGGTAGATCAAGTTCGTAGCTTATGCCAATACCTATAAATTGGACAAAAATAGCTGTAAAAGTTGACAGTATTATCATTGTTGAAATTCTTTTTGTGAAGAAACTAGCTATAGCTGAGGGGAGAGTTATCAATGCTATTGAAAGAATCACCCCCACAGTTTTGATCATAAGAAAGACTGTGATAGAGATAAGCAAAATCAGAAGAGTTAAGAACACTTCAGGAGCAATGCCTCTAATCTTGGAAAATTCTTTATCAAAGCTTACCAAGACAAACTGATGGAAAAACACAACTGTTATACCTAGCACTAGGAAAGAGATAATGAGTATATATGCTATATCCTCAGTAGATATAAGAAGTATATTACCGAAAAGATAGCTTGTTATATCTGTAAATCTTGGGGTAAGGTACGCAAAAAGTATTCCCAAGGACATTCCAACTATCCAGACTACACTTATAGCAGT carries:
- a CDS encoding AAA family ATPase; amino-acid sequence: MPVFLKKVELFGFKSFADRSKIEFNSPVTAIIGPNGSGKSNIIDAIRWVLGESSSKALRGNTFEDIIFAGSQYRPSLSVAEVSLLFDNTTRILPIPIDEVEILKRYYRSGEGKILINKQEVRVKDVVNLFLGTGFGKEGFSIIGQGEIEKLVVGTPQEKRDYVDELLGLSKVKFKKKEAEKRLLEVNSNLTTLIARFESIEKDYNRLKIELEKLNIYRKLSEKLEHLEKLLSLLKVIHYQQELTPLLLEREAIEKEIKSLNDKLQEFTNSLSYLDTLLQEENNLLSIKREELNEVEKLIKSKELEKKSLETKIEMSKRTIDIYTSSITKELQRKEELEKEKLLLLETIEKLSNEATEIQHHTHELKETIKNTETEKGELENQKEKLLSKVESIKTIISKIDTLSKETNWLYSKKEELIKSKAELSTLIQEIEKSLNETKAERDRIVLEIENLRQEADTISPELSRKLLNIKTLEDKANEIQTLISNLSKQSERMFQEFSNNISSSAIKIGEFISQVDLTSQQITNICEIILSQKLEQQEIKIKVEEIKQLSTTLYEKIKTLPYLSTATEFISKKIEIDENILSLRKSFEEIQEKIYVQKDEISELREKQKRTEIILSTKEQELTKNEKLIESLQKELKDKLQKLESLDKDLKQILSDIQSLQLDSANILTKLSNLDIDSSNTPSEEKTTEPDLSQLKPYLEEKLKALSLKEIEEKIKEKDILISHKRSELLQLETKNTIIHSDIKSSRERIRKIEEETEKIKEFTTAKQKDILTEEENIKNYQILLENLTLTLEELSNQRDNLLKVVSEKSLNIKELNQKYRETTNKKEEISKKVSQLEKQLLLTEEKIKSLQNNIETTNLQLAEKYGLTIKEIENLFSQEELGKSLEEITKETLTLKNKIRGIGFINENAEKEFKEVEKEYLSLKASLEDILQSKQKLEEMINNINSEIEKIVSNSLEDISRIITDVFREIFGGGGVRIEIDKNDLIEGGIELSVNIPGKKVRNLLLLSGGEKALVGIIFVFSALMITNTPIVILDEVDASLDDENTERFKRLILSFKDKTQFIIVSHNKSTIELCQDIYGVTMEEKGVSKVVSYRLQDLAV
- a CDS encoding metal ABC transporter permease, whose amino-acid sequence is MEFFKALFDPEMSFVRNAVISAFLSSIPIGIVGSFTVVNRMSYIAGSISHSVLGGVGVSLYLNTVLGINLLSPSLGGALFAILSGIIISVFYLWGKERVDTAISVVWIVGMSLGILFAYLTPRFTDITSYLFGNILLISTEDIAYILIISFLVLGITVVFFHQFVLVSFDKEFSKIRGIAPEVFLTLLILLISITVFLMIKTVGVILSIALITLPSAIASFFTKRISTMIILSTFTAIFVQFIGIGISYELDLPTGVLITLLLSVIYIILLAFKGVVTKLTF
- the pstA gene encoding phosphate ABC transporter permease PstA, which gives rise to MTQGGISQTLVRRTNLEENRSLKRLKSRYKVEDTLTRFLLGFSVVLIVLIFVIILTTIFIGGYQKITWDFLTGAPEKGMTEGGIFPGIIGTVLLVLVMSIFCIPVGVITAIYLSEYANKESYFYKIVYFSISTLAGIPGIILGLFGLSFFVITLGGTIDNLFYGGKLTWGKPALIWAGLTMAVLTMPVVIVSVKEALESVPETLKEAAFSLGATKYETVFKVVLPRAMTGVLTGSILAVSRGSGEVAPILFTGVAYYLPYLPSSLTDQFMELGYHIYIMATQSVDVDATMPIQFGTTLVLLVLTFMLNLFAIFLRGRLRKTKNI
- the phoU gene encoding phosphate signaling complex protein PhoU; this translates as MIRLEREVNQIEEDLINVASMITEMLYEAVKGLKKFDQKKCEKVIKNDEKVDQMEISIESKIIRAIALYQPEGEILRKLVMAIKMNKDLERIGDHSVNIASNTIKSLSIGKIEIPEEIESIFNTLTIMINKTVRAFIDHNSDMAREVITMDREIDMLRDKGVRRIIEEAEKDRDMEKTLLLILAFKDLERIGDLLTNICEDIVYIIEGKMIEHMYK
- the pstB gene encoding phosphate ABC transporter ATP-binding protein PstB translates to MANLYSEGKKAEKIIISIKSLNFWYGETRALKDINMNIVKNKVTALIGPSGCGKTTLLRTLNKMYKLLDGVRIEGEIILEGKNILDDSSMDDFELRSKVGMVFQKPNPFYTSVYNNVAFGPRLRGIKKKSTLDEIVEDSLKRAGLWEEVKDRLHKSALSLSGGQQQRLCIARALAVKPEILLMDEPTSALDPVSTARIEDLIVELSQSYTVVIVTHNMQQASRISDYTGFMLLGELVEFDETEKIFTSPSDKRTEDYINGRFG
- the purF gene encoding amidophosphoribosyltransferase; this encodes MNKDLKEKCGIIAIHGQTDEITQKAYILMNSLQHRGQEGTGIAFYSQGEFHRLVVRGLVKDLFSVEIQKIREATSLIGHIRYSTTGSDDISNLQPFVSKTIDGKTIALAHNGNVTNALEVRNSLMREGHTFFTTTDSEVVLHHIVKEYNKSLDIQHSVESAIRTFEGAFSIVLLFDDSVIAFRDRYGFRPLVFGKDGKTWFFASEDTALRSIDIFEYEEVLPGEVVFVSKEGMHRKRVVGEESFNHCIFELVYFAKPSSNVFNQSVYSFRYRCGEKLAEYDKGERFDGVIPVPDSGLIAGMGYSKKKGIPMIMGLIRSHFTGRSFIQPSQSMRDGVVKTKFFVPTDVVRGKKLVLIDDSIVRGTTMRRIVELLKKNGVREIHLRVASPPVKSPCYFGIDFPSTEELIANQKTISEIRRYLNVESIKYLKLNDMMELVEGNENFCNSCFSGKYRVKVKHLSKDIFETEK
- a CDS encoding PilZ domain-containing protein, which translates into the protein MEEKQSRLRASRVPVNIEAVYEFKRMKGRCTILDISETGMKVEVRQIFVPGDMIKIVFPIMYEGKPFTIEAWCIVRNSSGNEIGVEYDELSNENKRRLIAYVENLLLRHGKGKYETY
- a CDS encoding 1-deoxy-D-xylulose-5-phosphate reductoisomerase — protein: MRKLAIFGSTGSVGEKVLEVVRIFPEDFLVKALGVRRNIDKVLEQAKEFSPKYVYVDEPPESISVSTENLGCEVLTGHEGIVKICNDEEIDTVVVAVDGFSGVFPTVEAIKGGKRVLTANKESIFMWGYEIMNLARENNLEVIPLDSEHNTIFNLVSRVGKENVERYIITASGGPFLNKPLQELEKITISEVMCHPNWKMGKIVTFNSATMFNKVLEVFEAHIFFGTSIEDIEVVIHPESRIHSMVLLKDGTVWTIYYRPDMIFPVASAMFYPRIPRLLDKSVKGESPVGNNIRFLEVDVSRFPLMSIVKDLQTSERKRRISLNVANEICISLFEDGTIRFNQIPWILMKVFYDFSPSRDVGISENLKNEMKEVELEVRNFILQFIQ